From the Atribacterota bacterium genome, one window contains:
- a CDS encoding patatin-like phospholipase family protein, which produces MKKVKETFDQELLDLLNIANKQGLKIGLALGSGSARGMAHIGVIQVLKQYQIPIHFIAGTSIGAVIGSIYATGVSVDEMEGIICSMKNTNFFSFLNPTIPSSGFISGSRGVDFLERIALRDKKFNDLEIPFAAIATDIKTGTKVILNQGSVIKAVRASFAIPGIFTPVRYQKYFLVDGGLVDPVPVDVARNMGADLVIAVSLSSKNPKPQVLINTQENDRLDQTRDLINLKLYKNIKTKYYIVDKIDSLLGQGLNSLGEKYKDTKKQWEGPYIFEILSKSIDIMEKEITFQSIVNADIVIKPKHIEGLGTFNFNQAEKIIEEGKESTREMIPQIKETIKKKIE; this is translated from the coding sequence ATGAAAAAGGTTAAGGAGACATTTGATCAAGAGTTATTGGATTTATTGAATATAGCAAATAAACAGGGATTAAAGATTGGTTTGGCTTTAGGTAGTGGATCAGCAAGAGGAATGGCTCATATTGGCGTTATCCAGGTTCTAAAGCAATACCAAATACCAATCCACTTCATTGCTGGGACAAGTATCGGGGCTGTTATTGGTTCTATTTATGCAACTGGTGTATCTGTAGACGAAATGGAAGGAATTATTTGTTCAATGAAAAACACCAATTTTTTTTCTTTTTTAAATCCTACTATCCCAAGCTCAGGCTTCATTAGTGGAAGTCGGGGTGTTGATTTTTTAGAAAGAATTGCTTTGCGAGACAAAAAATTCAATGATTTAGAAATTCCTTTTGCGGCAATTGCTACAGACATTAAAACCGGGACCAAGGTCATTTTAAATCAGGGGAGTGTCATTAAAGCAGTTAGAGCAAGCTTTGCTATTCCTGGAATTTTTACCCCGGTAAGATATCAGAAATATTTTTTAGTAGATGGTGGTTTGGTTGATCCTGTTCCGGTAGATGTAGCCAGAAATATGGGGGCAGATCTGGTCATTGCGGTAAGTTTGAGCTCAAAAAATCCTAAACCGCAAGTTTTGATCAACACTCAAGAAAACGATCGTTTAGACCAAACAAGGGATTTAATTAATTTAAAACTTTATAAAAATATTAAAACCAAATATTATATTGTAGATAAAATTGATTCATTATTAGGTCAAGGACTTAATTCTTTGGGTGAAAAATATAAAGATACCAAAAAACAGTGGGAAGGTCCTTATATTTTTGAAATATTAAGTAAATCTATTGATATTATGGAAAAAGAAATTACTTTTCAAAGCATTGTTAATGCAGATATTGTAATCAAGCCTAAGCATATTGAAGGATTGGGTACTTTTAACTTTAACCAGGCAGAAAAAATAATAGAAGAAGGGAAAGAATCTACCAGAGAAATGATACCCCAAATAAAGGAAACCATTAAGAAGAAAATTGAATGA